The following are encoded together in the Kribbella sp. CA-293567 genome:
- a CDS encoding sensor histidine kinase: MSIELDRPGPLVALISPGSRGAPGNGRRTPRDWIVDVLFVVVGVLGSLPAWNTPDGSRIHPPLALNVTIGILGALLLLVRRKWPLALALGLTVVSVVLPAAGGGSALALFSLAVHRRPLISGLGCAAAILSAALQIWIYPPAPTVPYVYWLVVGAASLLCIASVAWGIVVRTRRQLMASLTERARRAEEDQEQRVELGRRRERERIAREMHDALGHRLSLLTVHAGALEFRPEMPPAELAVAAGVIRSNARECLEDLREIVGVLRTSDSSTPGGQRPQPGLGDLEALVEESRAAGMTVRFTPLAAPPESIPLTIGRHGYRIVQEGLTNARKHAPGEPVTVVLSGAAGNGLSIEVRNPMSGNPPATGSRVGLVGLAERAKLAGGTLEHGPTSTGSFRLHAWLPWPE; encoded by the coding sequence ATGTCGATCGAGCTGGACCGGCCAGGACCGCTGGTGGCGCTGATCAGCCCGGGGTCACGGGGTGCCCCGGGCAACGGCCGGCGCACGCCCCGGGACTGGATCGTGGACGTGCTGTTCGTCGTCGTGGGCGTGCTCGGCAGCCTGCCCGCGTGGAACACACCCGACGGATCCAGGATCCATCCGCCGCTGGCGCTCAACGTGACCATCGGCATCCTGGGCGCCCTGCTGTTGCTGGTCCGGCGGAAGTGGCCACTGGCTCTGGCGTTGGGGCTGACCGTGGTGTCGGTGGTCCTCCCGGCCGCAGGAGGCGGGAGCGCTTTGGCGCTGTTCAGTCTGGCGGTGCATCGGCGACCACTGATCAGCGGCCTCGGCTGTGCGGCGGCGATCCTGTCGGCCGCGCTGCAGATCTGGATCTACCCGCCGGCGCCGACGGTGCCCTACGTCTACTGGCTGGTGGTGGGCGCGGCGAGCCTGCTGTGTATCGCGTCGGTTGCCTGGGGCATCGTCGTACGGACGAGGCGGCAGTTGATGGCATCGCTGACCGAGCGGGCCCGGCGGGCCGAGGAGGACCAGGAGCAGCGGGTCGAGCTGGGACGCCGGCGAGAGCGCGAGCGGATCGCGCGGGAGATGCATGACGCGCTCGGCCACCGGCTGTCGTTGCTGACGGTGCACGCCGGTGCCCTCGAGTTCCGTCCGGAGATGCCGCCGGCCGAGCTGGCGGTCGCCGCCGGGGTGATCCGATCGAACGCGCGGGAGTGCCTGGAGGACCTGCGCGAGATCGTCGGCGTACTGCGGACGTCGGACTCCAGCACGCCCGGCGGCCAACGCCCGCAACCGGGTCTGGGTGACTTGGAAGCACTCGTGGAGGAATCTCGCGCGGCAGGCATGACGGTGAGGTTCACCCCGCTGGCGGCGCCGCCTGAGTCGATCCCGCTGACCATCGGGCGGCACGGCTACCGGATCGTGCAGGAGGGCCTGACCAACGCTCGCAAGCATGCGCCCGGTGAACCGGTCACCGTCGTGCTGTCAGGCGCCGCCGGCAACGGTCTGTCGATCGAGGTCCGCAACCCGATGAGCGGCAACCCTCCCGCGACCGGTTCTCGCGTCGGTCTGGTCGGACTGGCCGAACGCGCCAAGCTGGCCGGCGGAACGCTGGAGCACGGCCCGACCAGCACCGGCTCCTTCCGGTTGCACGCCTGGCTGCCCTGGCCGGAGTGA
- a CDS encoding GNAT family N-acetyltransferase — MNFTSLGYRTDLMLLQLSGSVLTDQGDYVVVRTPANPTFWWGNYLLFRTPFAPGDAVAREAIFRQEFPAAKHLALGLDTVDGVVGSEDEVKALGLEIDRNTVMTAREVREPARPNLTSQYRDLSSDDDWEQLLDLSLACATMTVDEEYREFSRRRIEAERGLCGAGHARWFGAFDGERLQASLGLASDGSGVARFQNVQTRPEDRNQGIASTLVHRASRYGFDELGAHTLVMVADPGYLAIRIYRALGFDDNEVQLGTGRAPATS; from the coding sequence GTGAACTTCACCAGCCTCGGCTACCGAACCGACTTGATGCTGCTGCAGCTGAGCGGCTCCGTGCTGACGGACCAAGGCGACTACGTGGTCGTCCGGACGCCTGCCAATCCGACGTTCTGGTGGGGCAACTACCTGCTCTTCCGTACGCCGTTCGCGCCGGGTGACGCGGTGGCGCGAGAGGCGATCTTCCGGCAGGAGTTCCCGGCGGCGAAGCATCTCGCGCTCGGTCTCGACACCGTCGACGGCGTGGTCGGCAGCGAGGACGAGGTGAAGGCGCTGGGGCTCGAGATCGACCGCAACACAGTGATGACCGCGCGGGAGGTTCGGGAACCGGCCCGGCCGAACCTGACCTCGCAGTACCGGGACCTGAGCAGTGACGACGACTGGGAGCAGTTGCTCGACCTGTCCCTCGCCTGCGCGACGATGACCGTCGACGAGGAGTACCGCGAGTTCAGCCGGCGCCGGATCGAAGCGGAGCGGGGGCTCTGCGGGGCCGGGCATGCGCGCTGGTTCGGCGCCTTCGACGGTGAGCGGCTGCAGGCTTCGCTCGGACTGGCCTCGGACGGGTCTGGCGTGGCCCGGTTCCAGAACGTCCAGACCCGGCCGGAGGACCGGAACCAGGGGATCGCGAGCACGCTGGTGCATCGCGCCTCGCGGTACGGGTTCGACGAGCTGGGCGCGCACACGCTGGTGATGGTGGCCGATCCCGGCTACCTCGCGATCCGGATCTACCGCGCGCTGGGATTCGACGACAACGAGGTGCAGTTGGGGACGGGCCGGGCGCCGGCGACGTCGTGA
- a CDS encoding adenylate/guanylate cyclase domain-containing protein, with product MSQRRPELVLQRKPFGSWLLGPAGQSPRRLRVRSQLLLTVFLLATNIIGGCVVFVLAVFVMPGPPGEDRLDPVRAIAFPAYLLAALVIGVVWGTRYALKATAWVLEDRPATRREQIITLRLPLRLTLIEAFLWLLATVVFTVLALVLQPESALRIGITVFDGGIVTCVAAYLLSEFALRPVAARALADEAPPKRLLAAGLKARTLFFWAVGSGVPVVGLMLTALLALIEKDVSATRLSVIILALGTVVLSCGGLLTVLSARSVVAPVRSVRTALTVIGEGELNVRIPVFDGTELGSLQAGFNRMAAGLRERERIRDLFGRYVGADVVREALAGDALGGEERFVAVLFVDLVGSTELAAVRPPGEVVQLLNRFFEVVVDEVDRQGGFVNKFAGDAVLAVFGAPAELPDPAGSALQAGRTLASRLAEELPEATAGIGITAGMVVAGTVGDVRRHEYTVIGDPVNEAARLTELAKSVPGRLLASMTAVDEATPAEAVHWKADDEVTVRGRNRPTRLAIPS from the coding sequence ATGTCGCAGCGGCGGCCGGAGCTCGTACTGCAGCGGAAACCATTTGGATCGTGGCTGCTCGGACCGGCCGGCCAGAGCCCGCGCCGGCTCCGCGTCCGCAGCCAACTGCTGCTCACTGTCTTCCTGCTGGCCACCAACATCATCGGCGGCTGCGTGGTCTTCGTGCTCGCGGTCTTCGTGATGCCGGGGCCGCCAGGCGAGGATCGCCTCGATCCGGTCCGGGCGATCGCCTTCCCCGCCTACCTGCTGGCGGCACTCGTGATCGGTGTCGTCTGGGGCACCCGCTACGCGCTGAAGGCCACGGCATGGGTCCTCGAGGACCGCCCGGCGACCCGGCGCGAACAGATCATCACCTTGCGCCTGCCGCTGCGGCTCACCCTGATCGAGGCCTTCCTCTGGTTGCTGGCCACGGTCGTGTTCACGGTTCTCGCGCTGGTGCTCCAGCCGGAGAGCGCTCTACGGATCGGGATCACGGTCTTCGACGGCGGCATCGTCACCTGCGTGGCGGCGTACCTGCTGAGCGAGTTCGCTCTTCGCCCGGTGGCCGCGAGAGCGCTCGCCGACGAGGCTCCGCCGAAGCGCCTGCTGGCTGCCGGGCTGAAGGCCCGGACGCTGTTCTTCTGGGCCGTCGGCTCCGGGGTGCCGGTGGTGGGCCTGATGCTGACCGCGCTCCTGGCGCTGATCGAGAAGGACGTCTCGGCCACCCGGCTGTCGGTGATCATCCTTGCCCTCGGCACCGTTGTGCTCAGCTGCGGCGGTCTGCTGACCGTGCTGTCCGCCCGCTCGGTGGTGGCCCCGGTGCGGTCGGTGCGCACCGCGCTGACGGTGATCGGCGAGGGCGAGCTGAACGTCCGGATTCCCGTCTTCGACGGCACCGAGCTCGGTTCGCTCCAGGCGGGCTTCAACCGGATGGCCGCCGGGCTGCGCGAACGCGAACGGATCCGCGACCTGTTCGGCCGGTACGTCGGTGCCGACGTCGTGCGGGAGGCCCTGGCCGGCGACGCGCTCGGTGGCGAGGAGCGGTTCGTCGCGGTGCTGTTCGTCGACCTGGTCGGCTCCACCGAGCTGGCCGCGGTCCGGCCGCCGGGTGAGGTGGTCCAGTTGCTGAACAGGTTCTTCGAGGTCGTCGTCGACGAGGTGGACCGCCAGGGCGGCTTCGTCAACAAGTTCGCCGGCGACGCCGTCCTGGCCGTCTTCGGTGCGCCGGCCGAGCTGCCGGACCCGGCAGGGAGCGCTCTCCAGGCGGGCCGCACGCTGGCGAGCCGGCTGGCCGAAGAGTTGCCCGAGGCAACGGCCGGGATCGGGATCACCGCCGGCATGGTGGTCGCGGGCACGGTCGGCGACGTCCGCAGGCACGAGTACACCGTCATCGGTGACCCGGTGAACGAGGCGGCCCGGTTGACCGAGCTGGCCAAGTCCGTCCCCGGCCGGCTGCTCGCGTCGATGACCGCGGTCGACGAAGCCACTCCGGCGGAAGCCGTGCACTGGAAGGCCGACGACGAGGTCACCGTCCGGGGCCGCAACCGTCCGACCCGGCTAGCGATCCCCAGCTAG
- a CDS encoding SDR family oxidoreductase, with protein MSSDETRRGTALVTGGSRGIGAAAAIALAADGWDVGVSYLSRSGDAERVVSACEELGRRAYAVQADVAEPEQIERFFDSVTAELGAIGAVVNNAGVVSPSGRVAGYDLGRLERVFRINAIGAFLVAGAAVRRMSTAAGGAGGVIVNVSSRGAVLGSAGEYVDYAASKAAVDTLTVGLANEVAKEGIRVLGVRPGLIETEIHEEGRLERIGGTPPLGRPGKVEEVAELIAFLASDRASYMTGSMVDVAGGR; from the coding sequence ATGAGCTCGGACGAAACCCGGCGGGGAACCGCCCTGGTCACCGGCGGGAGCCGCGGTATCGGCGCGGCGGCGGCGATCGCGCTGGCGGCGGACGGATGGGATGTCGGCGTCAGCTACCTGAGCCGCTCCGGCGACGCCGAGCGGGTCGTCTCGGCCTGCGAGGAGTTGGGGCGGCGCGCGTACGCCGTCCAGGCCGACGTTGCCGAGCCTGAGCAGATCGAGCGGTTCTTCGACTCGGTCACCGCTGAGCTCGGCGCGATCGGGGCCGTGGTCAACAATGCCGGCGTGGTGTCGCCGAGTGGGCGGGTGGCCGGCTACGACCTGGGGCGGCTGGAGCGGGTGTTCCGGATCAATGCGATCGGCGCGTTCCTGGTCGCGGGCGCCGCGGTCCGGCGAATGTCGACCGCGGCCGGCGGCGCCGGGGGAGTGATCGTCAACGTGTCGTCGCGTGGCGCGGTGCTCGGGTCAGCGGGCGAGTACGTCGACTACGCCGCCAGCAAGGCTGCGGTCGACACCCTGACGGTCGGCCTGGCCAACGAGGTCGCCAAGGAGGGGATTCGCGTCCTCGGCGTCAGGCCGGGGCTGATCGAGACCGAGATCCACGAGGAAGGACGGCTGGAGCGGATCGGCGGTACGCCGCCGCTGGGTCGTCCCGGCAAGGTCGAGGAAGTGGCCGAGCTGATCGCGTTCCTGGCCTCGGATCGCGCTTCCTACATGACCGGCTCGATGGTCGACGTGGCCGGCGGCCGCTGA
- a CDS encoding MerR family transcriptional regulator, which yields MALRPVDLARQAGISTQLVRNYEAVGILPDVPRSESGYRQYGEVHLRALLTYRALAPGFGNETATAVMRAVNDGDEALAFRLIDGTHAALHEQRLATDAASEALGEAAEGFLDKLPVVNGPPLLVGELAAQLGVRTSTLRVWETAGLLLPEREAGTKYRRYGPVEVRDARIIAMLRRGRYGFDQIRPVLDGLRQTGSTEALRSAVAERRAAHDRRTRAMLHGSALLHEYLAGDR from the coding sequence ATGGCCCTGCGACCGGTCGACCTGGCCCGGCAGGCCGGGATCTCGACGCAACTGGTCCGCAACTACGAAGCGGTCGGCATCCTGCCCGACGTGCCGCGCAGCGAGTCGGGCTACCGGCAGTACGGCGAGGTGCATCTGCGAGCACTGCTCACGTATCGCGCACTCGCGCCCGGATTCGGGAACGAGACCGCGACGGCGGTCATGCGGGCCGTGAACGACGGCGACGAGGCGCTGGCGTTCCGGCTGATCGACGGGACCCATGCGGCGCTGCACGAGCAACGGCTGGCGACGGATGCGGCGAGTGAAGCGCTGGGGGAGGCGGCCGAGGGGTTCCTGGACAAGCTGCCTGTCGTGAACGGTCCGCCTTTGCTGGTGGGCGAGTTGGCGGCGCAGCTCGGCGTACGCACCTCGACGTTGCGGGTCTGGGAGACGGCGGGACTGCTTTTGCCGGAGCGGGAGGCGGGGACGAAGTACCGGCGGTACGGGCCGGTGGAGGTGCGGGATGCGCGGATCATCGCGATGCTGCGGCGGGGGCGGTACGGGTTCGATCAGATTCGGCCTGTACTGGACGGGCTGCGTCAGACGGGGAGCACGGAGGCGCTGCGCTCCGCGGTGGCGGAGAGGCGAGCGGCGCATGATCGGCGTACTCGCGCGATGCTTCACGGATCAGCGTTGCTGCACGAGTACCTAGCTGGGGATCGCTAG
- a CDS encoding GntR family transcriptional regulator: METRYGGNQARTIGGDHLALRDQVLVELRRRIVDGEYAQGERLTENRLADDFGVSRNPVREALRVVEAEGFVQILPRRGAVVVTLDEPAIRDLFAVREQLETLAAGLAAERASEADVARLRQLLEDASAATEAGDFDLVAELNSALHLAVIEISGNRWLGSLSAAMYHHVHWVFRLGAAERAPHSWKEHIRVVDAIAAGDPAAATEAARDHVVAAATAALVAPSAADAQRPVA; encoded by the coding sequence GTGGAGACGCGGTACGGGGGAAATCAGGCGCGAACGATCGGAGGGGATCACCTCGCGCTCAGGGACCAGGTGCTGGTCGAGCTGCGGCGGCGGATCGTCGACGGTGAGTACGCGCAGGGTGAGCGGCTGACCGAGAACCGGCTGGCGGACGACTTCGGGGTCTCCCGCAATCCGGTCCGGGAGGCGCTGCGGGTGGTGGAGGCCGAAGGGTTCGTGCAGATCTTGCCGCGGCGCGGTGCCGTGGTGGTGACGCTGGACGAGCCGGCGATCCGGGATCTCTTCGCCGTTCGCGAGCAGTTGGAGACGCTCGCCGCCGGGCTGGCGGCAGAGCGGGCTTCCGAGGCGGACGTTGCTCGGTTGCGGCAGTTGCTGGAAGACGCGAGCGCCGCGACCGAGGCAGGAGACTTCGATCTGGTCGCCGAGCTGAACAGTGCGCTGCACCTCGCGGTCATCGAGATCAGCGGGAACCGGTGGCTGGGGTCGCTGTCGGCCGCGATGTACCACCACGTCCACTGGGTCTTCCGCCTCGGCGCGGCCGAGCGCGCGCCGCACTCGTGGAAGGAACACATCCGGGTGGTCGACGCGATCGCCGCCGGCGACCCCGCCGCCGCCACGGAGGCAGCACGCGATCATGTGGTGGCTGCCGCCACGGCCGCCTTGGTCGCTCCCTCGGCAGCTGATGCTCAACGGCCGGTGGCGTAG
- a CDS encoding gamma-glutamyltransferase family protein, translating to MTFTTRPTLRGTFGMVSSTHWLASQSAMRILELGGNAFDAAAAAGFVLHVVEPHLNGPAGEVPAIIATAKDPAPRVLCGQGPAPAGATIEHFRDLGLTIIPGSGPLAAAVPGAVDAWFLLLRDHGSMPLRTVLEPAIGYARNGHPLVPQVGETVDRVRELFTEHWPTSAELWLQSGRAPRPNALFRNSAYADTLERLLVSAEEAGSDRVAQLERARETWREGFVAETIDRFSRLPHRDSSGADHAGLITGDDLAAYEASWEQPATLDWHGHTVAKTAPWGQGPALLQSLAVLAELGDPRSLDLTGAEAVHTITEITKLSYADREAWYGDGVDVSLETLLSPAYAAQRAALVGAKASYDLRPGNPDGRTPRLPTAVAGVEGDASTGEPTVSADGVTRGDTCHVDVIDQWGNVISATPSGGWLQSSPTIPELGFCLGSRLQMFWLEEGLASSLAPGLRPRTTLTPTLVLRDGVPVLACGSPGGDQQDQWQLLFLLRHLAGGQDLQEAIDAPAWHTTAFPSSFYPRATEPGNLTIESRLGPAVRAALIGKGHRVVETDPWSLGRLCAVARTPDGVLAAGANPRGMQGYATGR from the coding sequence CGGGTTCGTGCTGCACGTCGTGGAGCCGCACCTCAACGGTCCCGCCGGTGAGGTGCCCGCCATCATCGCGACCGCGAAGGACCCGGCGCCACGAGTGCTCTGCGGACAAGGGCCGGCTCCGGCAGGCGCCACGATCGAGCACTTCCGGGACCTCGGGTTGACGATCATTCCGGGCTCGGGACCGCTGGCAGCCGCAGTACCGGGTGCTGTTGACGCCTGGTTCCTCCTCCTGCGGGATCACGGCTCGATGCCGCTCAGGACCGTGCTGGAGCCTGCCATCGGCTATGCCCGCAACGGCCACCCGCTGGTCCCCCAGGTCGGGGAAACTGTCGACCGGGTCCGGGAGCTGTTCACTGAGCACTGGCCGACCTCGGCCGAGCTGTGGTTGCAATCGGGCCGCGCGCCCCGGCCCAACGCGCTGTTTCGCAACTCGGCCTACGCCGACACGCTGGAGCGGCTGCTGGTCAGTGCCGAAGAGGCAGGATCCGACCGAGTCGCACAGCTCGAACGGGCTCGGGAGACCTGGCGGGAAGGATTCGTCGCGGAGACGATCGATCGCTTCTCCCGGTTGCCGCATCGCGATTCCAGTGGCGCAGACCATGCCGGCCTGATCACGGGCGACGACCTGGCGGCGTACGAGGCGAGCTGGGAGCAGCCGGCGACGCTCGACTGGCACGGGCACACTGTCGCCAAGACCGCTCCTTGGGGGCAAGGGCCGGCGCTGCTGCAGTCGCTGGCGGTGCTGGCTGAGCTCGGTGACCCGAGGTCGCTCGACCTGACCGGCGCCGAGGCGGTCCACACGATCACCGAGATCACCAAGCTGTCTTACGCCGATCGTGAGGCCTGGTACGGCGATGGCGTCGACGTATCGCTCGAGACGTTGCTCTCACCGGCCTATGCGGCGCAGCGTGCCGCCCTCGTGGGGGCGAAGGCTTCCTACGATCTGCGGCCAGGCAACCCCGATGGCCGTACGCCGCGCCTGCCTACGGCCGTCGCAGGAGTGGAAGGCGACGCGAGCACCGGTGAGCCGACGGTGTCGGCCGATGGCGTCACGCGCGGCGACACCTGTCACGTCGACGTGATCGACCAGTGGGGCAACGTCATCTCCGCGACTCCGAGCGGCGGATGGTTGCAGTCGTCGCCGACGATTCCGGAGCTCGGCTTCTGTCTGGGGAGCCGGCTGCAGATGTTCTGGCTGGAGGAAGGGCTGGCGTCGTCCCTCGCACCCGGATTGCGGCCGCGGACCACGCTGACGCCCACTCTGGTACTGCGCGACGGCGTACCGGTGCTTGCGTGTGGGTCACCCGGCGGCGACCAGCAGGACCAATGGCAACTGCTCTTCCTGCTGCGGCATCTCGCGGGCGGGCAGGACCTGCAGGAGGCGATCGACGCGCCCGCGTGGCACACCACCGCGTTCCCGTCGTCCTTCTACCCCCGCGCGACCGAGCCCGGCAACCTGACCATCGAGAGCCGGCTAGGACCGGCCGTGCGAGCTGCGTTGATCGGCAAAGGCCACCGGGTCGTTGAGACCGATCCCTGGAGTCTCGGGCGGCTCTGCGCTGTCGCGCGCACTCCCGACGGCGTACTGGCTGCCGGCGCCAATCCCCGAGGAATGCAGGGCTACGCCACCGGCCGTTGA
- a CDS encoding response regulator → MVVRMLVVDDDALVRAGLRAMLGGAPELEIVGDVGDGRAAVDAVLELRPDVVLMDITMPVMDGLTATELIRGRAEAPEVVILTTFGSEEHLLQALRAGAAGFLLKDAAPQEILDAVVKVAGGDPILSGAVTRQLMDYVAGPDDQSRRDRALGVLAKLTEREREVAAAVAQGKSNAEIAAGLSMGVPTVKTHLTRVLTKLDLNNRVQVALLAHDAGLA, encoded by the coding sequence ATGGTGGTCCGGATGCTGGTGGTTGACGACGACGCGTTGGTGCGGGCCGGTCTGCGGGCCATGCTCGGCGGCGCTCCCGAACTGGAGATCGTCGGGGACGTCGGCGACGGACGGGCCGCTGTGGACGCGGTGCTGGAGTTGCGGCCGGACGTGGTGCTGATGGACATCACGATGCCGGTGATGGACGGGCTGACGGCGACCGAGCTGATCCGTGGGCGGGCAGAGGCGCCGGAGGTGGTCATTCTGACGACGTTCGGGTCCGAGGAGCACCTGCTGCAGGCGTTGCGAGCGGGAGCGGCGGGATTCCTGCTGAAGGACGCCGCACCACAGGAGATTCTCGACGCGGTGGTCAAGGTCGCCGGGGGAGACCCGATCCTGTCCGGTGCGGTGACCCGGCAGCTGATGGACTACGTGGCCGGGCCCGATGACCAGAGCCGGCGCGACCGCGCTCTCGGCGTACTGGCGAAGCTCACCGAGCGCGAACGCGAGGTCGCCGCGGCTGTTGCCCAGGGCAAGAGCAACGCGGAGATCGCGGCCGGACTGTCGATGGGCGTCCCCACGGTGAAGACGCACCTGACCCGCGTACTGACGAAGCTGGATCTCAACAACCGGGTGCAGGTGGCTCTGCTGGCCCACGACGCCGGCCTCGCCTGA
- a CDS encoding M1 family metallopeptidase, producing the protein MSHDRHSYAEPALVRTTHLALDLDLDFAAKVLSGTATHTLAWSGPGDRLVLDTRDLTILAVDGAAGSEWEPLEYSVSVPDDELGSALTVRTGQHEQVRVSYRTAPTATGLQWLEPSMTAGGMMPFMFSQSQAIHARSWVPVQDTPGVRFSYSAHVTAPPELMVLMSADNGTESRRTGSYDVVMPEPIPSYLLAIAAGDLVFERIGERSGVWAEPEMAKRAAAEFSDTEEMMRVTEALFGPYRWGRYDLLVLPPSFPYGGMENPRMTFATPTVVIGDKSLVSVVAHELAHSWSGNLVTQDSWDDIWLNEGFTSYVENRIVEAVYGTEFAVMETAIKQHATVVKLDPLSAAEQAVELPGLNHRAQYHGTTGLGPLKGCWFLAWLEERFGREVFDPFLRGYFDRFAFRSINSEDFAGHLREHLLDEHPGVVTEAEIAAWLDQPGIPAFAERAVSARFEVVDEGRERWLATGEVPDGAKHWTTQEWLRFLDAAPDRLTAEQLQQLDREFALTGTANGEIARRWYSIVAASTYTPAYDELAGFLTRVGRMKLVLPVYRALAGTGSGREFADQVFAAAKPGYHPITIAAVLKILGR; encoded by the coding sequence GTGAGCCACGATCGCCACTCCTACGCCGAACCGGCGTTGGTGCGCACCACCCACCTCGCGCTGGACCTCGACCTCGACTTCGCCGCCAAGGTGCTGTCGGGCACGGCCACGCACACGCTCGCCTGGAGTGGCCCCGGCGACCGGCTGGTCCTCGATACGCGGGATCTGACCATCCTCGCGGTGGACGGCGCCGCCGGGTCGGAGTGGGAACCGCTGGAGTACAGCGTCTCGGTACCCGACGACGAGCTGGGCTCCGCGCTCACCGTCCGCACCGGGCAGCACGAACAGGTGCGGGTCAGCTACCGGACGGCCCCGACGGCCACCGGCCTGCAGTGGCTCGAGCCGTCGATGACCGCGGGCGGCATGATGCCGTTCATGTTCAGCCAGTCCCAGGCGATCCATGCCCGGAGCTGGGTGCCGGTGCAGGACACTCCCGGGGTGCGGTTCAGCTACTCGGCCCACGTGACCGCCCCGCCCGAGCTGATGGTGCTGATGAGTGCCGACAACGGCACCGAGTCCCGGCGTACGGGGTCGTACGACGTGGTGATGCCGGAGCCGATCCCGTCGTACCTGCTGGCCATCGCCGCCGGAGACCTCGTCTTCGAACGGATCGGAGAGCGCTCCGGCGTCTGGGCCGAGCCGGAGATGGCCAAGCGCGCCGCCGCGGAGTTCTCCGACACCGAGGAGATGATGCGGGTCACCGAGGCGCTCTTCGGGCCCTACCGGTGGGGCCGCTACGACCTGCTGGTGCTGCCGCCGTCGTTCCCGTACGGCGGGATGGAGAACCCGCGGATGACGTTCGCCACCCCGACCGTGGTGATCGGCGACAAGTCGCTGGTCAGCGTGGTGGCGCACGAACTGGCGCACAGCTGGTCCGGCAACCTGGTCACCCAGGACAGCTGGGACGACATCTGGCTCAACGAGGGCTTCACCTCGTACGTCGAGAACCGGATCGTGGAGGCCGTCTACGGCACCGAGTTCGCCGTGATGGAGACCGCGATCAAGCAGCACGCGACGGTGGTCAAGCTGGATCCGCTCTCCGCGGCCGAACAGGCCGTCGAGCTGCCGGGGCTCAACCACCGGGCGCAGTACCACGGGACGACCGGGCTCGGACCGCTCAAGGGCTGCTGGTTCCTGGCCTGGCTGGAGGAGCGGTTCGGCCGGGAGGTCTTCGATCCCTTCCTGCGCGGCTACTTCGACCGCTTCGCGTTCCGCAGCATCAACTCCGAGGACTTCGCCGGGCATCTGCGCGAGCACCTGCTGGACGAGCACCCGGGCGTGGTGACCGAGGCGGAGATCGCCGCCTGGCTGGACCAGCCGGGTATCCCGGCCTTCGCCGAGAGAGCGGTCTCTGCGCGCTTCGAGGTCGTCGACGAAGGCCGTGAGCGCTGGCTGGCGACGGGCGAGGTACCGGACGGCGCCAAGCACTGGACCACGCAGGAGTGGCTGCGGTTCCTGGACGCCGCGCCGGACCGGCTGACGGCCGAGCAGTTGCAGCAGCTGGACCGGGAGTTCGCCCTGACCGGTACGGCGAACGGGGAGATCGCGCGGCGCTGGTACTCGATCGTTGCCGCCAGCACCTACACCCCGGCGTACGACGAACTGGCGGGCTTCCTGACCCGGGTGGGACGGATGAAGCTGGTGCTGCCCGTCTACCGGGCGCTGGCGGGAACCGGGTCCGGCCGGGAGTTCGCCGACCAGGTGTTCGCGGCCGCGAAACCCGGATATCACCCGATCACGATCGCGGCGGTGCTCAAGATCCTCGGCCGCTGA